From Bos javanicus breed banteng chromosome 5, ARS-OSU_banteng_1.0, whole genome shotgun sequence, the proteins below share one genomic window:
- the LOC133247146 gene encoding uncharacterized protein LOC133247146, which translates to MNQRQALCEASWNPIPLSRKGSDTNTKFKSTAKALPSSYATRRPQELRFRGTTPWRSALPGRARSAVRATALLRGCHRKTGASPKLHQETKRHSPRRQGFRRDPAVRPSKLRAGADSRGRPKDGTGPLPLLRLCEVADALTVGLKALHPLQPLECPTPRGDTGTKGSLPGAGCPQSPPARAQNVRGRGAAARRVRTQRPTLHSPVRSPQRGGARAVGSCGAPHASSRTPTCLGRSRRRQLGHEPSPRALPRGREGSTHSAREEGGNAGPTVCRQGRAPTSLCLRATRSGYRAGDSYRCSRWGCRYHRLPPGNTSQPDAVIGRAAAALGLWSRQAPSHSRTRPGPAPCWRARSRPLPVT; encoded by the coding sequence ATGAACCAAAGGCAGGCTCTTTGTGAAGCTTCTTGGAACCCGATTCCACTCTCCAGAAAGGGATCAGACACAAACACTAAATTTAAAAGTACAGCAAAGGCTTTGCCTTCCTCCTACGCTACAAGAAGGCCACAGGAACTGAGGTTTAGAGGAACAACACCGTGGCGCTCGGCTCTCCCAGGGCGGGCGCGGTCTGCGGTGCGCGCCACAGCCCTCCTCCGGGGCTGTCACAGGAAAACGGGAGCCTCGCCTAAACTGCATCAAGAGACAAAGCGCCACTCTCCCCGGCGCCAGGGCTTCCGGCGAGACCCCGCCGTCCGCCCAAGCAAACTTCGGGCGGGGGCCGACTCTCGGGGCCGTCCAAAAGACGGTACCGGCCCCCTACCCCTGCTGCGGCTTTGTGAGGTTGCAGACGCACTCACCGTGGGCCTCAAAGCACTCCATCCTCTCCAGCCTTTGGAATGTCCCACTCCAAGAGGGGACACAGGGACCAAAGGAAGCCTCCCCGGCGCAGGGTGCCCGCAGTCCCCGCCGGCCCGAGCGCAGAACGTGCGAGGCAGGGGTGCCGCCGCCCGGAGGGTGCGGACACAGAGACCCACGCTACACTCACCGGTGCGGAGCCCCCAGAGAGGCGGGGCGCGGGCGGTCGGTTCCTGTGGGGCCCCGCACGCGTCCAGTCGGACCCCAACTTGTCTCGGCCGCAGTCGCCGGCGGCAGCTGGGGCACGAGCCCAGCCCAAGGGCGCTGCCTCGCGGCCGAGAAGGCAGTACCCACTCGGCCCGCGAAGAAGGCGGGAACGCCGGCCCTACGGTCTGCCGGCAGGGGCgggcccccacctccctctgtcTGCGGGCTACCCGCAGCGGCTACCGCGCCGGCGACAGCTATCGCTGCAGCCGCTGGGGCTGCCGCTACCACCGCCTCCCGCCCGGGAACACGTCGCAGCCTGATGCTGTCATCGGCCGCGCCGCCGCCGCTCTGGGCCTCTGGAGCCGCCAAGCTCCTTCACATTCGAGgacccgccccggccccgccccctgtTGGCGGGCTCGGTCACGCCCCCTTCCCGTCACGTGA